Within the Streptomyces sp. YIM 121038 genome, the region CCGTCCCCGGCCGCCGGCTCCGGCGCGGCGGCCGCCGCCGTGCCCGGCAGCTTCCTCGCCCAGCCGCTGAACGCCGCCCGCCTGGTGGCGTACGTCGCGCTCTTCGTGCTCGGCGCGTTCGTCGGGGTCGCGGGGGCGCTCGTCCAACAGGGCTGGTTCCCGGGCGGGTTGCTGCTCGCGCTCGCCGGAGCCGCCGGTGCCTTCTACGGCGGCGCGCGCGCCACCGGCACCAGAGCCGGGGCCCTCGCGCCCGCCGGAGGGTGGCTCGCCGCCGTCATGCTGCTCACGGCGACCCGCCCGGAGGGCGACTTCGTGTTCGGCGCCGGGCTCGGGTCGTATGTCTTCCTGCTCGGCGGCATGGGCGTGGCTGTGATGTGTGCCACGCTCGGACAGCGGCCGCAACCAGGT harbors:
- a CDS encoding DUF6113 family protein, encoding MPGSFLAQPLNAARLVAYVALFVLGAFVGVAGALVQQGWFPGGLLLALAGAAGAFYGGARATGTRAGALAPAGGWLAAVMLLTATRPEGDFVFGAGLGSYVFLLGGMGVAVMCATLGQRPQPGASDARLGK